In a genomic window of Nostoc sp. UHCC 0870:
- a CDS encoding DM13 domain-containing protein: MQWKHLVILAIVTTVTIGCTREESSNQVDTQTSTTTTATSPSAKAGNFQNGGHPTKGKVTVVTEQGKQYLEFDQNFKTDNGPDLFVILHNSDAPPISGIKEKDYVTLAPLQKISGNQRYALTTNIKLANYKSVAIWCRKFNTTFGYATL; this comes from the coding sequence ATGCAATGGAAACATTTAGTAATTTTGGCAATTGTTACGACTGTAACTATAGGCTGTACAAGAGAAGAGAGTTCTAATCAAGTGGATACTCAAACTTCAACTACCACTACTGCAACTAGTCCAAGTGCTAAGGCTGGCAATTTTCAAAACGGGGGACACCCAACCAAGGGAAAAGTAACAGTAGTGACGGAACAAGGTAAACAATATTTAGAGTTTGATCAAAATTTTAAAACGGATAATGGCCCTGACTTATTCGTAATTCTTCATAATTCTGACGCACCACCAATATCTGGAATTAAAGAAAAAGATTATGTGACTCTTGCCCCTTTACAAAAGATAAGTGGCAATCAACGCTATGCTTTAACTACTAATATCAAGTTAGCAAATTATAAATCTGTAGCTATATGGTGTAGAAAATTTAATACTACTTTTGGCTATGCCACTTTATAA
- a CDS encoding sulfite exporter TauE/SafE family protein — MIIAHFLAVCVGVSLGLIGGGGSILAVPILVYVLGVPIKSAIAMSLVTIGAVSLVGIIPHWQQHHVNFKTALLFSPGAMVGAYMGARLGTLPIVTPALQQILFVIVMFIAAYFILRNSQHQSSANLELEVNQPSVEVNSSVSIDQHIPWWLAIPTEGFGVGIMTGLVGIGGGFMIIPTLVILGNTPIKEAIGTSLVIMAFKSVTGFAGYWGHVPIDINLMLTFTLAASLGMLVGAYLTQFIEAKKLETGFAYFVIAIAIFMLFKTVF; from the coding sequence ATGATAATTGCTCACTTTTTAGCTGTTTGTGTCGGTGTGAGCTTGGGCTTAATTGGTGGTGGTGGGTCGATTTTAGCTGTACCCATCTTAGTTTACGTGCTGGGAGTGCCAATTAAGTCAGCGATCGCTATGAGTTTAGTAACTATTGGTGCTGTCAGTCTCGTTGGTATTATTCCTCACTGGCAACAACACCATGTAAACTTTAAAACAGCCTTGCTATTTTCTCCAGGGGCAATGGTAGGTGCTTACATGGGGGCGCGTCTAGGTACTCTCCCCATTGTTACACCAGCATTACAGCAAATTTTATTTGTAATTGTGATGTTTATAGCTGCGTACTTTATACTTCGCAATAGCCAGCATCAATCATCAGCAAATCTAGAATTGGAAGTGAATCAACCCAGTGTTGAAGTAAATTCATCAGTCAGCATAGATCAACATATTCCCTGGTGGCTAGCCATCCCCACGGAAGGCTTTGGGGTGGGGATTATGACTGGACTAGTGGGAATTGGCGGCGGGTTTATGATTATTCCGACTCTCGTGATTTTGGGTAACACACCCATTAAAGAAGCTATTGGTACTTCTTTAGTGATTATGGCTTTTAAATCCGTGACAGGTTTTGCTGGATATTGGGGTCATGTTCCCATAGATATAAATTTAATGCTGACTTTTACCTTAGCCGCCAGTTTGGGAATGCTAGTTGGTGCTTACTTAACTCAATTTATTGAAGCAAAAAAACTAGAAACAGGTTTTGCTTATTTTGTAATTGCGATCGCTATTTTTATGCTATTCAAAACTGTTTTTTGA
- a CDS encoding L,D-transpeptidase, with product MQNWIRSTGRHCLGKFSTGVVIMMAGLLSCLPLTAADPNPPKAVAASFSDNNIATSNIQEISQTRRIVIDLSAQRLFAWEGDKLVYSFRVSTGKRSTPTPLGKFRINSKYRINRMRGRGYDIPDVPYAMYFHKGYAIHGAYWHNRFGTPVSRGCVNLPVKQAQKLFNWASHGTLVVVRR from the coding sequence ATGCAAAACTGGATTCGCAGTACCGGAAGACATTGCTTAGGAAAATTCTCTACTGGTGTAGTAATAATGATGGCAGGTTTGCTATCTTGTTTACCACTAACCGCAGCTGATCCCAATCCACCCAAGGCGGTAGCTGCATCATTCAGTGACAACAATATCGCCACATCTAATATTCAAGAAATATCCCAAACTCGGCGAATCGTCATTGACCTATCAGCACAGCGTCTATTTGCTTGGGAAGGGGATAAACTAGTATATTCTTTTCGGGTTTCTACCGGGAAACGTTCCACTCCCACACCTCTAGGCAAATTTAGGATTAATTCCAAATATCGTATTAACCGGATGCGAGGCCGTGGCTACGATATTCCAGATGTTCCTTACGCCATGTATTTTCACAAAGGTTATGCTATTCATGGAGCTTATTGGCATAATCGCTTTGGCACTCCCGTTAGTCGCGGTTGTGTAAATTTACCAGTCAAACAAGCCCAGAAACTCTTTAATTGGGCTTCTCATGGCACTTTGGTTGTGGTGCGAAGGTAA